A single Anopheles funestus chromosome 2RL, idAnoFuneDA-416_04, whole genome shotgun sequence DNA region contains:
- the LOC125765540 gene encoding serine/threonine-protein phosphatase 6 regulatory ankyrin repeat subunit B isoform X1, protein MVHGFSFAGNSLVLANYEPGLSGWYDKAVQQLRSYVEAVCYNLALGILRSGMSGTKGWKIKRLILNAYEEEAHAKEEAFFKFFQKLLLEDENFVGQLQPQDQAGSRQQTAVHLVASRQTGTATAILRALLTAAGKDIRTKTDGKGKIPLLLAVEAGNQSMCRELLSSQTADQLKATTTNGDTALHLAARRKDVEMARIIIDYGANVDVQNGEGQTALHIAAAEGDEAMVKYFYTVRASAGITDFQDRTPMHLAAENGHASIIEILADKYRASIYERTKDGSTLMHIASLNGHAECATTLFRKGVYLHMPNKGGARSIHTAAKYGHVGIISTLLNKGEKVDVPTNDHYTALHIAVQSAKPAVVETLLGFGAEVHVRGGRLRETPLHIAARVRDGDRCALMLLKSGAGANKTTDDGQTPVHVAAKNGNVLTLDLLLEDNGDPLIKSNVGETPLHLGARNCHPQIVKHLIDFVMMKHGKEVLRNYLNFTNEDGATALHYACQVTKDEVKKPNGDRDIVRMLLESGADVALNTKSTQETCFHAVAVAGNNDVLTEMISHMSATDIQKAMNRQSSVGWTPLLIACNRGHMDLVNNLLANHARVDVFDNEGRSALHLAAEHGYLQVCDALITNKAFINSKSRVGRTALHLAAMNGYSELVKFLIRDHNAVVDILTLRKQTPLHLAAASGQMNVCKLLLELGANIDATDDVGQKPIHVAAQNNYSEVAKLFLQQHPNLVMATSKDGNTCAHIAAMQGSVKVIEELMKFDRNGVISTRNKLTDSTPLQLAAEGGHADVVKVLVRAGASCTDENKSGFTAVHLAAKNGHGQVLEVMRSTNSLRVSSKKLGLTPLHVAAYYGQADTVRELLINVPATVKSDSPSGTSLVPELGNESGLTPLHLAAYSGNENVVRLLLNSAGVQVDAATTENGYNPLHLACFGGHVPIVGLLLSRSAELLHSVDRHGKTGLHIAAMHGHYQMVEVLLGQGSEINASDKNGWTPLHCTAKAGYLDVVKLLVEAGGSPKSETNYSCAPIWFAASEGHNDVLKYLMHKEHDTYALMEDKRFVYNLMIVSKNHNNKPIEEFVLVSPAPVDTAAKLSNIFIVLSTKEKERAKDLIAAGKQCETMATELLALAAGADSAGRILTATDRRNMEFLDVLIENEQKEVIAHTVVQRYLQELWRGTLNWTAWRIMLLFVGFIICPPVWIIFTLPLGHNFYKVPIIKFMSYLTSHIYLMIHLMIVGITPIYPVVRPSLLPYWYEWGLLVWLSGLLLFELTNPSDKSGLGSIKVLVLLFGIIGVGVHVSGMLYVNKTYWPTLMYCRNQFFALSFLLACVQILDFLSFHHLFGPWAIIIGDLLKDLARFLAVLAIFVFGFSMHIVALNQSFHNFSVDEIRRLPRTVASAAYFSDVRMNPILSFELLFFAVFGQTTTDQTQIDKMTPNTTRTQPYWTEYLFKIVFGIYMLVSVVVLINLLIAMMSDTYQRIQAQSDIEWKYGLSKLIRNMHRTSTAPSPMNLVTTWFVWIVEKVRARIVKKKRPSLVQMMNLHRGQQSPRTKAGAKWLSKVKKGQVAPKADSTALSVMHLSPLGSQVSFTTVNTTRIENVADWEAISKKYRALVGHDSEDGGSMKDSEGDNHSTNNGPGGGNDQQQMGNNVNKV, encoded by the exons ATGGTACATGGATTTTCCTTCGCTGGTAACTCGTTGGTGTTAGCAAATTATGAGCCCGGACTGTCCGGGTGGTACGACAAAGCGGTGCAGCAGCTACGAAGCTATGTTGAAGCAGTTTGTTACAATTTAGCGTTGGGAATATTACGATCCGGCATGTCGGGCACCAAGGGATGGAAGATTAAG AGACTGATTCTAAATGCCTACGAAGAGGAAGCACATGCCAAAGAAGAAGCGTTCTTCAAATTCTTTCAAAAGCTTCTGCTCGAGGATGAAAACTTCGTAGGTCAGCTGCAGCCACAGGATCAGGCAGGG TCACGGCAACAAACGGCCGTACATTTGGTAGCTAGCAGACAGACGGGCACAGCGACCGCAATTTTACGAGCGCTGCTAACTGCGGCTGGTAAGGACATACGAACAAAGACTGATGGT AAAGGAAAGATCCCGCTACTGTTGGCCGTCGAGGCTGGCAACCAGTCGATGTGCAGGGAGTTGCTCTCATCCCAGACGGCGGATCAGCTGAAG GCCACAACTACCAATGGCGACACGGCACTACATTTGGCCGCCAGGCGGAAGGACGTCGAGATGGCTCGGATAATCATCGACTACGGTGCCAACGTGGACGTGCAGAATGGCGAAGGTCAAACTGCGCTCCACATTGCAGCGGCCGAGGGTGATGAGGCGATGGTGAAGTACTTTTACACCGTGCGAGCCTCGGCAGGAATCACCGATTTTCAAG ATCGTACACCAATGCATCTGGCAGCTGAAAATGGACATGCGTCAATCATTGAAATTCTGGCGGATAAGTATCGCGCTAGTATCTACGAACGAACCAAGGATGGTAGTACACTGATGCATATCGCCTCACTGAACGGTCATGCCGAGTGTGCAACGACGTTGTTTCGCAAGGGTGTCTATCTTCATATGCCAAACAAGGGAGGTGCACGAAGTATCCACACCGCGGCCAAGTACGGCCATGTGGGTATTATCAGTACGCTGCTGAACAAGGGTGAAAAAGTGGACGTCCCAACGAAT GATCACTACACTGCCTTACACATTGCTGTTCAATCGGCCAAACCAGCCGTGGTGGAAACACTACTCGGTTTTGGTGCCGAAGTACACGTCCGGGGCGGACGGTTACGGGAGACGCCGCTACATATAGCGGCACGCGTCCGTGATGGAGACCGGTGCGCGTTGATGTTGCTAAAGTCCGGAGCAGGTGCCAACAAAACTACCGACGACGGTCAAACGCCTGTCCACGTGGCcgcaaaaaacggaaacgtaCTCACGCTCGACTTACTACTCGAAGATAACGGAGATCCTCTGATCAAGTCTAAT GTTGGTGAAACGCCGCTCCATTTGGGAGCGAGAAACTGCCATCCGCAGATAGTGAAACATCTGATCGACTTTGTGATGATGAAGCATGGGAAGGAGGTGTTGCGGAACTATCTTAACTTCACTAACGAGGATGGTGCAACCGCCCTACACTACGCTTGTCAGGTTACGAAGGATGAGGTGAAAAAACCGAACGGCGATCGGGACATCGTGCGGATGTTGCTCGAGAGCGGAGCGGACGTAGCGCTCAACACTAAGTCAACTCAGGAAACTTGCTTTCATGCGGTGGCCGTCGCTGGCAACAATGATGTGCTGACCGAGATGATCAGCCACATGTCGGCGACGGACATCCAGAAGGCAATGAACCGGCAGTCGTCAGTCGGTTGGACGCCGTTGCTGATCGCGTGTAACCGGGGCCATATGGATCTGGTCAACAACCTGCTCGCCAACCATGCCAGGGTGGATGTGTTCGATAATGAGGGCCGGTCGGCGCTGCACCTAGCCGCAGAGCATGGGTACCTGCAGGTTTGCGATGCACTAATCACGAACAAAGCGTTCATCAACTCAAAGTCACGGGTCGGCCGAACGGCGCTACATCTCGCAGCAATGAACGGGTACTCGGAGCTGGTGAAGTTCCTGATCCGAGACCACAATGCGGTGGTAGACATCCTGACGCTGCGGAAGCAGACGCCGCTCCATCTCGCGGCGGCCAGTGGACAGATGAACGTGTGTAAACTGCTTCTGGAACTAGGTGCCAACATCGACGCGACCGATGACGTCGGCCAGAAGCCGATTCACGTAGCCGCCCAGAACAACTACTCCGAAGTGGCCAAACTATTCCTCCAGCAGCACCCCAACCTGGTAATGGCGACGAGCAAGGATGGCAACACCTGCGCTCACATCGCCGCGATGCAGGGCTCCGTCAAGGTGATCGAGGAGCTGATGAAGTTCGACCGGAACGGCGTGATCTCGACGCGGAACAAGCTAACCGACTCCACGCCGCTACAGCTGGCGGCCGAGGGTGGACATGCGGACGTCGTTAAGGTGCTTGTCCGGGCCGGTGCATCCTGCACCGATGAGAACAAGTCGGGTTTCACTGCCGTGCATCTGGCGGCCAAGAACGGCCACGGCCAGGTGCTAGAGGTTATGCGCAGCACTAATTCGCTAAGGGTGTCCAGTAAAAAATTGGGTTTAACGCCACTGCATGTGGCCGCGTACTATGGGCAAGCAGACACCGTGCGTGAACTGCTGATCAATGTACCTGCGACAGTTAAATCTGATTCTCCATCTGGAACATCATTAGTACCTGAATTAGGAAATGAGTCCGGGTTAACGCCACTCCATCTGGCGGCATACTCCGGCAACGAGAACGTGGTACGGCTGCTACTCAATTCAGCTGGTGTTCAGGTCGATGCTGCAACTACAGAAAAC GGATACAATCCTCTGCATTTAGCGTGTTTCGGTGGGCACGTCCCAATTGTGGGGCTGCTGCTCAGCCGATCGGCCGAACTTCTGCACAGTGTAGATCGGCATGGAAAAACCGGCCTACACATCGCAGCTATGCACGGTCACTATCAGATGGTGGAAGTCCTGCTCGGCCAGGGCTCGGAGATCAATGCGTCGGACAAGAACGGGTGGACACCGTTGCATTGTACTGCCAAGGCGGGATATCTGGATGTCGTGAAGCTGCTGGTGGAGGCTGGCGGTTCGCCCAAGTCGGAAACGAACTACAGCTGTGCACCGATCTGGTTCGCAGCCTCCGAAGGTCACAACGATGTGCTAAAGTATCTGATGCACAAGGAGCACGACACCTACGCACTGATGGAGGACAAACGCTTTGTGTATAACCTGATGATCGTGTCGAagaaccacaacaacaaaccgaTCGAGGAGTTTGTCCTGGTGTCTCCCGCTCCCGTTGATACGGCGGCGAAGTTATCAAACATCTTCATAGTGCTGTCGACAAAG GAAAAGGAACGTGCGAAGGATCTGATCGCGGCCGGTAAGCAGTGTGAAACGATGGCTACCGAGCTGCTGGCGCTGGCCGCAGGTGCAGACTCGGCAGGTCGTATTCTCACGGCTACCGACCGGCGCAACATGGAGTTCCTGGATGTACTGATCGAGAACGAGCAAAAGGAGGTGATCGCCCATACGGTCGTGCAGCGCTACCTGCAG GAACTCTGGCGAGGTACGCTCAACTGGACGGCGTGGCGAATCATGCTGCTGTTCGTAGGCTTCATCATCTGTCCCCCGGTGTGGATCATCTTTACGCTGCCACTAGGGCACAACTTCTACAAGGTGCCCATCATCAAGTTCATGTCCTATCTCACCTCGCACATCTACCTGATGATCCATCTGATGATTGTTGGAATCACCCCAATCTACCCGGTAGTACGGCCCAGCCTGCTACCGTACTGGTACGAGTGGGGTCTGCTGGTGTGGCTGAGCGGGCTGCTACTGTTCGAGCTGACCAATCCGAGCGACAAGTCCGGTCTGGGTAGTATCAAAGTATTAGTGTTACTGTTCGGTATTATAGGTGTGGGCGTACACGTGTCCGGCATGCTGTACGTGAACAAAACCTACTGGCCAACGCTGATGTACTGCCGGAATCAGTTTTTCGCCCTGTCGTTTCTGCTCGCTTGCGTGCAGATTCTCGACTTTCTCTCCTTCCATCATCTGTTCGGTCCGTGGGCCATCATTATCGGCGATCTGCTCAAGGATCTCGCTCGCTTTCTGGCCGTGCTGGCGATCTTCGTGTTTGGCTTTTCGATGCACATCGTCGCGCTGAATCAATCATTTCACAATTTCAGCGTCGACGAGATTCGACGGCTGCCCCGTACGGTAGCGTCGGCTGCGTACTTCAGCGACG TGCGCATGAATCCCATACTGTCATTTGAGCTGCTCTTTTTCGCTGTATTTGGTCAAACTACCACCGATCAAACACAAATTGATAAAATGACACCGAATACAACCAGAACGCAACCTTATTGGACTGAAtacttatttaaaattgtatttggCATTTACATGTTGGTATCAGTTGTTGTACTTATCAATCTGCTCATTGCTATGATGTCTGATACGTATCAGAGAATTCAG GCGCAATCGGATATTGAGTGGAAGTACGGTTTGTCGAAGCTGATCCGCAACATGCATCGAACATCGACGGCACCTTCGCCGATGAATCTCGTCACAACGTGGTTCGTGTGGATTGTTGAAAAAGTGCGG